The Flavobacterium johnsoniae UW101 genomic interval GAATTGTCCGCAATGAAAGTCCGGATTTTTCGGCGAGTTCAGTCTGAGTCAGATGATTTTCTTCTCTCAATATTTGAACCTTTGTTTTCATACTTAAAATTTAATCTGGTTATTTAATATACAGGTTCCCAAAGTTCAATTTTATTGCCTTCAGTATCCATAATATGAACAAATTTACCATATTCGTACGTTTCTATATCATCCAGAATCGTAACGCCGTTAGCTTTTAGTTTTTCTAAAAGTCCTTCAATATTCTGAACACGGTAATTAACCATAAACTCTTTTTTTGACGGTGAGAAATATTCATCACCTTTTTTAAAAGGACACCATTGCGTTGATTCGATCTGCTCCGGATTATCAAGATTTCGGGATTCAAAACTTGCCGAACCCCATTCGTTAATTTCTAACCCTAAGTTTTTCGCATACCATTCTTTAGTTTCTTTTGGATTTTCAAGAAAAAAGAAAATTCCGCCAATTCCTGTCACTTTTGATGCTGCATCAGATTGATTTTGTGAGTTTTCCATATTTTAGATCAAATTATCAGGTTCGTTTTCTGTTACTAAGATAGAATTATTTTCATCACAAATACCAAATATTTAATTGGCAAATTTTAAAAATGTAAAATCCCTTTTCAGCATTTTAATTTCATTTATTCGGGTTTCTTCTTGTGCTTTGCGTGCATAAAGCTGCATTTGCTGTTCATAATCAAAAACTGCTTCTTCTATGGTTTTAAAATCTCTGTTTGTTAAGTTTTCTGATAGAATTAAAGCATCCAGAAGCCCGATATTAGCTCCTTGTCCCGCAAAAGGAGGCATTAAATGCGCTGCATCGCCAATAAGCGTAATAGGTAAGGGACGATTATTTTTCCATTCCTCGACTGATATTTTTTTTGTGGGCAAACCAGTAAAAAATGAAGCAGCTTGAAATAATTGTTTGTAAACAGCGTCCCAATCCTTAAATCTTTCTGAAATAAACTCAATTACAGAGTCAGAATTTTTAAAGTCCAATTCAAGTATTTCTGGCATTTTAAAAATCACATTATAACTCAAAACATTACTGTTCTTAGGGTTTGCAACTAATAAATTCCCATTATTAGAAGTCATTAAAATTTTATCAGCACATAGTTTGTAAAAATCAGGGCATTTTATCTCTGGTTCAGATACTTCGCCTTGTATCATATAAGTTCCTGTAAATTCTACTGCTGCATCAGTAAGATATTTTCTAATAGCAGTCATGCCGCCATTTGCTCCAATAACAAAATCTGCGGTTTCAATTTCGCCATTTTCAAAATGTAAAACCCATTTATTGTTTTGTTCTTCGGCCTTAATCAGTTTTCTATCCCAAATCACAGTATCTTTTTCTAAGCTGTTGATTAGTAATGTTCTTAAGTCGTTTCGGTTGATTTCCGGGCCGTCATATTGTTCTTCGACCGATGTTTCTTTGCTAAACAATACATTTCCAAGATAATCGGTTATGATTCTCCCCATCGGAATTGCCTTTTTGTAGTATTCCTCAAGCAGTCCCGCCTTTTGCATCGCATCTTGCCCAGAACCTTTGTGTAAATCCAGCGTACCGCCCCAGATTCTTGCTTTTGGGTCTTTGTCTCTTTCGTAAACGGTAACATTAATTCCGTTTTGCTGTAATAATCTGGCCATTGTTAAACCAACCGGCCCGGCGCCTATAATGGCTGTTTTTTTATTTGTAAGTAGCATAAGTTTTATTCTTTGAATTATGCTACAAAATTGAAAAATAAGGAGTGGATGAAATAGTAAAAATCAGACGTTTTTATTTGTTGAACTTTTTAATCGCTGTAATATCCATAAAGCGATCTTCTACATTTTTGCTGAGTTCTTTTGGAGTTACGCCTGAATATTTCTTGATTTCTTTTATAAAATGATTCTGATCTGTAAAGTTTTGATCAGGAAAAAGATTCCCTTCGCTGATGGGTTTAAATGACGATCCAAAACGAAGAATATTGCAATAAGCCTTAAGCGAAATTCCAAATTGCTGATTAAAGTAACGGTTAATTTGACGACTGCTCCAAAACACATTATCAGAAAGTTCCTGAACAGACAAAGAACCTTTTGAAGAATAAATTAAATCAAACAGTTTGGTTTTTCTATTGTCGATATTTTCAATAAAAATTCCTTTAATTATTTGTGTGGCTTTGCTGCAAAAATTTTCAAAAGTATTCAAATCAGTCTCTTCAAACTGCCATATTTCATCTGAAAGGTTTTTTCCACCGTTTAAAACGTCTTTAATAGAATCTCCAAGCAAATATTCTACAGCCAGAAGCTTAAATCCAATAGAGAACATTTTTGTTGCAACAGGAATATTTATTGCACTTGGTACAGTATCTAAACCGCGAATTGATATTTCCCAGTTCTGAGAACCCATATTCATTAAAGCAAGATCAACCATTCCGTTTGGCAGTATCGTCGACGGAATATCTTTTCCGGTATTGTTTTCAAGCATCCAAAAGCTGTGTACAAAATGCGAAATAGATGAATCTGGTAAAGCGGATTGAATTAATAAACTCATTTTCTAAATATCTTATACAAAATTAATCACTTAGGTTATAAGCTGGAATATTTTTTCGGTTTTAAACCAATATGCTGTTCAAAAACCCTTGAAAAATGGCTTAAATTGGTAAATCCTAACTCATAGCCAACTTCTGAAACAGATAGATGATTTTCCTTTAAAAGCCTTGCCGCTTCCTGCATTCTCATAAACTGATAATATTCAAAAACACCTTTTCCAAAAGTCTGTTTGAATAATTTTCGAAGTTTTGGCTCGCTCATTCCGGCTTCTTTGGCTAATGAAGCGATATCAGGTGCTTTATCAAGATTGGACTGCAAATGGTATTTTATGGCATAAAGCGATTTTATGTCTTTAATATGAATGCCGCTTGCAGGAGTTTCGTCCCGCTGCAATAACAAAGCGAAAATATGACATAAAAGTTCTTCGCATTTGAGCTTATTATAATGATTTTCTAAACTTTCCGGAACCAATTGATGAATCATTTCACTTGCTGTTGTGACCATTGCAGGAGAAATTCCGGTTTCATAAACAAAAGTATCTTTAGAAGTAAGGATGCTTGAAATAACAGGATGATGCAGTGCTCCAAATTGCTGCTGTAAATATTCTCTGGATGCCGAAATTGTTATGCTTTTAAAAAAAGTATTTTGAGGCATTGCAACTACAGACGAAACAGACTGCATGCAGATAAAAACATTGGGCTGTTCCGGAGAGGTTTTTTCCTTTTGCTGCAAAGAAGTATCAAAAATACCGCTTAGAAAAAATATTACATTTTCTTGTCCCTCAGGAATTTCATTTTTGCGTTCGAGTACAATTTCTTCTTTTAAATAGTAATTCCGAATCATCATGCGCAGCTCATTGCCCCAGGTAAATCCTGTCATATAACCTTCGCCTAATTTTTCGGGAATATCAACGAAACGCCCGCGGATAGATGCTCCCATTGCATCAGCAAGCTTATGCAGAATTCCTGAACCGTTTTTATCTGTAACTTCAATTTTCATTTACGACTATTTTAATATCAAAATAGGATATTTTACCTATAAAGATACTAATAATTTTGTAATTGAAATTTTAAACAATAAAAAGAATAGGTATGTTACTAGATAATAAAAAAATAGCAATCATTGGCGGAGGCCCAGGCGGATTAACTCTTGCCAGATTATTACAGGAAAAAGGCGCATTAGTAAAAGTATACGAGAGAGATCAGGATCGATACGTTCGCCAGCAAGGCTCTACATTAGACTTACACGAAGACACAGGGTTAAAAGCTTTGCTGACTGCAGGATTAATGGATGATTTTAAAAAGAATTACCGCCCCGGAGCTGATAAAATGAAAATTACTGATCGTAATATGACAGTGGTTTACAATGATGGTGATGAAAAACCGGAAGAAGATTTCGGTAATGTGCATTTCCGCCCGGAAATAGACCGAGGTCCGCTGCGTGATTTATTAATTTCATCTATAAAAGAAGAAAATATAGTATGGGATTCTAAGTTTACAGAAATGAAACCATCAGGATCCGGCTGGGAAATTTCTTTTGAAAACGGAACAACTGCTTATGCTGATTTGGTTATTGCTTCTGATGGCGCCAATTCGCGTGTTAGAAAATATATTACAGATATTCAGCCTGTATTTTCTGGGGTTACTGCAATTGAAATCAATGTTTATAATGCCGAAAAGAATGCACCTAAACTTTGGAAACTGGTTAACGATGGAAAAATATTTGCATTAGAACAAAGAAAAACGCTTTTATTTAGTGCCAAAGGTGATGGAACTCTTACACTTTTAATTGGTTTAAAAACAGCACATGACTGGCTTGCAAAATCTGGAATTGATTTTACAAATAAAACCGAAGTTTCAGAATGGTTTAAAGAAGAATTTAAAAACTGGAATCCGGATTGGCAAGAACTTTTTGAAAGTGATGACGTTTGGCTTACACCGCGCCCTATGTATCATTTTCCGTTAGATCAGTCTTGGAAACCTTTGCCAAACCTTACCATGATTGGAGATGCCGCGCATCGCATGCCGCCGTACGCGGGAGAAGGAGCAAATCAGGCGCTGGCTGATGCATTAGAATTATACGAGGTTTTAACTTCTAATTTATTTGTGAATATGGAAGATGCAATTGGCTTTTTTGAAAAAAGAATGTGCACCAGAACTTCTGAAATTACCGAAATTACCTTGCAGCAAACAGAGGCAATGCACGATGAAAATAACCTGCAGCTTTTGATTGATTTTTTTAATGAAGTTGTTTAATAGTCTTAGTATTCAGTCGCAGTATTCAGTCGCAGTATTCAGTCGCAGTATTCAGTCTCAGTATTCAGTCTCAGTATTCAGTCTCAGTTTTTAGTAATTTTAGGACTGAAAACTGTGACTGCGACTGAAAACTGTGACTGCAACTGTAAAACTTAATCTACAACTTTTCTCTCAGCAGGTCTAAAATACCAGGAAATAACAGTTAAAACCAATAATAGGGAAGGACCAAAATAGGCGATTCCTGAATCTCCAACGGCAAAATGAGAAAATACAGCACCACTCATGGCAAAAATAAAACCGGCATAAGCCCATTCTTTTAATAAAGGAAATTTCGGGATTAAAACTGCTATTACGCCCAATAT includes:
- a CDS encoding DoxX family protein codes for the protein MSKRNKIIYWIATLWLALGMTSTGIVQLLKMKEEADMMAHLGYPLYFLTILGIWKILGVIAVLIPKFPLLKEWAYAGFIFAMSGAVFSHFAVGDSGIAYFGPSLLLVLTVISWYFRPAERKVVD
- a CDS encoding FAD-dependent oxidoreductase, with the protein product MLLTNKKTAIIGAGPVGLTMARLLQQNGINVTVYERDKDPKARIWGGTLDLHKGSGQDAMQKAGLLEEYYKKAIPMGRIITDYLGNVLFSKETSVEEQYDGPEINRNDLRTLLINSLEKDTVIWDRKLIKAEEQNNKWVLHFENGEIETADFVIGANGGMTAIRKYLTDAAVEFTGTYMIQGEVSEPEIKCPDFYKLCADKILMTSNNGNLLVANPKNSNVLSYNVIFKMPEILELDFKNSDSVIEFISERFKDWDAVYKQLFQAASFFTGLPTKKISVEEWKNNRPLPITLIGDAAHLMPPFAGQGANIGLLDALILSENLTNRDFKTIEEAVFDYEQQMQLYARKAQEETRINEIKMLKRDFTFLKFAN
- a CDS encoding FAD-dependent oxidoreductase, with the protein product MLLDNKKIAIIGGGPGGLTLARLLQEKGALVKVYERDQDRYVRQQGSTLDLHEDTGLKALLTAGLMDDFKKNYRPGADKMKITDRNMTVVYNDGDEKPEEDFGNVHFRPEIDRGPLRDLLISSIKEENIVWDSKFTEMKPSGSGWEISFENGTTAYADLVIASDGANSRVRKYITDIQPVFSGVTAIEINVYNAEKNAPKLWKLVNDGKIFALEQRKTLLFSAKGDGTLTLLIGLKTAHDWLAKSGIDFTNKTEVSEWFKEEFKNWNPDWQELFESDDVWLTPRPMYHFPLDQSWKPLPNLTMIGDAAHRMPPYAGEGANQALADALELYEVLTSNLFVNMEDAIGFFEKRMCTRTSEITEITLQQTEAMHDENNLQLLIDFFNEVV
- a CDS encoding helix-turn-helix domain-containing protein; this encodes MSLLIQSALPDSSISHFVHSFWMLENNTGKDIPSTILPNGMVDLALMNMGSQNWEISIRGLDTVPSAINIPVATKMFSIGFKLLAVEYLLGDSIKDVLNGGKNLSDEIWQFEETDLNTFENFCSKATQIIKGIFIENIDNRKTKLFDLIYSSKGSLSVQELSDNVFWSSRQINRYFNQQFGISLKAYCNILRFGSSFKPISEGNLFPDQNFTDQNHFIKEIKKYSGVTPKELSKNVEDRFMDITAIKKFNK
- a CDS encoding VOC family protein — protein: MENSQNQSDAASKVTGIGGIFFFLENPKETKEWYAKNLGLEINEWGSASFESRNLDNPEQIESTQWCPFKKGDEYFSPSKKEFMVNYRVQNIEGLLEKLKANGVTILDDIETYEYGKFVHIMDTEGNKIELWEPVY
- a CDS encoding helix-turn-helix transcriptional regulator, encoding MKIEVTDKNGSGILHKLADAMGASIRGRFVDIPEKLGEGYMTGFTWGNELRMMIRNYYLKEEIVLERKNEIPEGQENVIFFLSGIFDTSLQQKEKTSPEQPNVFICMQSVSSVVAMPQNTFFKSITISASREYLQQQFGALHHPVISSILTSKDTFVYETGISPAMVTTASEMIHQLVPESLENHYNKLKCEELLCHIFALLLQRDETPASGIHIKDIKSLYAIKYHLQSNLDKAPDIASLAKEAGMSEPKLRKLFKQTFGKGVFEYYQFMRMQEAARLLKENHLSVSEVGYELGFTNLSHFSRVFEQHIGLKPKKYSSL